Genomic DNA from Brenneria izadpanahii:
GAACTGGACGGCACCTTGATGCATCTGGCGTTCATCTTCGTCATCATCGGTTTCGGCACCAAGGCCGGCCTGTTCCCAATGCACGCCTGGCTGCCGGATGCGCACAGCGAGGCGCCAAGCCCCACCAGCGCGCTGTTATCGGCGGTGTTGCTGAACTGCGCCCTGCTGGTGATCGTGCGCTATTACATCATCGTCAGCGCCGCCATCGGCTCTGAATTTCCCCGCACGCTGCTGCTGGTTTTCGGCATGCTGTCGGTCGCCGTCGCCGCATTTCTGATCCTCGTCCAACGAGATATGAAACGCCTGCTGGCCTATTCCAGCGTTGAAAACATGGGGTTGATCGCCGTGGCGCTGGGGATCGGCGGCCCGCTGGGCATTCTCGCCGCCTTACTGCATACCCTGAATCACAGTCTGGCGAAAACGCTGCTGTTCTGCGGTTCCGGTAACGTCCTGCTGAAATACGGCACGCGCGATATGGATGCGATTAAAGGCATTATGCGCGTCACCCCGCTCACCGGCGCGCTGCTGGCCGGCGGCGCGCTGGCGCTGGGCGGCATGCCGCCCTTCAATATATTTCTCAGCGAATTCATGACCGTCAGCGCGGGGCTCAGCGCCGGGCACCTATGGCTGACGATTATCCTGCTGGCGCTGCTGACCGTGGTGCTGGCCGGTTTGGTGCGCATGGTCGCCGGCACCGTGCTGGGCAATAGCCCGGAAGCGGTCGCCAAGGGGGAACTGGGGATCATGACCACCGCGCCGATGGTGGTGCTGCTGGTTCTGATGCTGATGATGGGCACCCATATTCCCCAGCCGGTTATTCGGCTGCTGGAAAACGCCACAACCATCGTCGCCCATACCGGCGCGGCGCCAAACAACGGCCCGGAACAGCATATCCCGTTGCTGATGCCCTGGCAGCGCACCGCTCAGCGCCCTGCCTTCGACGCCGTCAAAACCCGCGAACTATCCATGGCTGAACGTTCAGTGTTAACCCCTTCCCGTCAGGAGACGTACCGTGATGAATGAAAAACCAGCTTCCGCCCAGGGATCCCATGCCGATGAACTCGGCGCCGGCTACGCCGCTCGGGTGAGACAGCGCTTCCCGGCCGCCATTCTGGAGGAAGAACGGCAAACATCGAACCAGCTCACCCTGACCGTCAAACTGAACATGCTGCCGGAAGTGGTTGAATTCCTTTACTACCAACAGGGAGGCTGGCTGCCGGTTCTGTTTGGTAACGATGAACGTTCACTGAATGGCTATTTTGCCATTTACTACGCGCTGTCGATGGAGGAAGGCGAGAAGTGCTGGGTGATTATCAAAGCGCTGGTCGACCCGGATAACCCGGAATTTCCCTCGGTGACGCCCCGCGTACCGGCCGCCGTCTGGGGCGAGCGCGAAGTCCGCGATATGTATGGACTGATCCCGGTCGGCTTGCCGGATGAACGCCGGCTGGTGCTGCCGGACGACTGGCCGGACGATCTCTATCCGCTGCGTAAAGACGCTATGGATTATCGTCAACGGCCGGAGCCGACCCGCGATGACGAGTCCTATACCTTCACCAATGAAGCCACCGGCGCAACCCGCGTCGTGCCCATCGGGCCGCTGCACATCACTTCGGACGAACCCGGTCACTTCCGCCTGTTCGTAGACGGAGAACAGATTATTGATGCCGACTACCGTCTGTTCTATGTACACCGGGGAATGGAAAAGCTGGCGGAAACGCGCATGGGCTATAACGAAGTCACCTTTCTGTCAGACCGGGTGTGCGGCATCTGCGGCTTTACCCACAGCGTGGCTTACTCCACTTCTATCGAAAATGCGTTAGGCATTGTCGTTCCGCCGCGGGCGCACGCTATTCGCAGTATTT
This window encodes:
- a CDS encoding hydrogenase 4 subunit F; the protein is MTNTDLLLTLLATPFVTSLLAFLCRFSGGHARTLVNVIHLLGIIALLAVSMQLVWLVYQHGEILAVHRWLHLDSLSALFLAILGIIGFITGLYSIGYMRHEVNGGEITLTTLCDYYGFFHLFLFTMLLAITSNNLILMWAAIEATTLSSAFLVGLYGQRSSLEAAWKYIIICTVGVAFGLYGTVLVYSNAASVMAEPGDAIFWTEVLKHAGELDGTLMHLAFIFVIIGFGTKAGLFPMHAWLPDAHSEAPSPTSALLSAVLLNCALLVIVRYYIIVSAAIGSEFPRTLLLVFGMLSVAVAAFLILVQRDMKRLLAYSSVENMGLIAVALGIGGPLGILAALLHTLNHSLAKTLLFCGSGNVLLKYGTRDMDAIKGIMRVTPLTGALLAGGALALGGMPPFNIFLSEFMTVSAGLSAGHLWLTIILLALLTVVLAGLVRMVAGTVLGNSPEAVAKGELGIMTTAPMVVLLVLMLMMGTHIPQPVIRLLENATTIVAHTGAAPNNGPEQHIPLLMPWQRTAQRPAFDAVKTRELSMAERSVLTPSRQETYRDE